The DNA region CCAGCTTACGGCGTCATCGGGAGAGCCGCCGCCGGCGAACTGAACCGGGACGACGGCCGGTTTGATCAACCAGCCGGGTATAGGAGGAGATATCATGGTCGAGATTCCGTCCGGCAGCGCAGGTGTCATCCCGCCCGCGGAAGTCGAGGATGTCGAGCTTTATCATCCGCACAGCTGGTGGACGAAATATGTGTTCAGCCAGGATGCCAAGATCATTGCCGTGCAATATTCGCTGACTGCCATCTCGATCGGCCTGGTGGCACTGGTGCTCTCCTGGCTAATGCGGATCCAGCTCGCCTTTCCCGGCTATTTCGCCTTCATCGATGCCGATCACTATTACCAGTTCATCACCATGCACGGCATGATCATGGTGATCTATCTGCTCACCGCGCTCTTTCTCGGCGGCTTCGGCAACTACCTCATCCCGCTGATGGTCGGCGCGCGCGACATGGTGTTTCCTTACGCGAACATGCTGAGCTACTGGATCTATCTCATCGCGGTGCTGATCCTGGCCGCCGGCTTTTTCGCCCCCGGCGGCCCGACAGGCGCGGGCTGGACGCTTTATCCGCCGCAATCCGTTCTATCGGGCACGCCGGGCGGTAAGGACTGGGGCATCCTGCTCATGCTCATCTCGCTGATCGTCTTTATCATCGGTTTCACCATGGGCGGCCTGAACTATGTGGTGACCGTGCTGCAGGGCCGCGCACGGGGCATGACGCTGATGCGGATGCCGCTCACCGTCTGGGGCATATTCACCGCGACGGTGATGGCGCTGCTTGCCTTTCCCGCGCTCTTCGTCGCCTGCGTCATGATGCTGTTCGATCGCCTGCTCGGCACCAGCTTCTTCATGCCCGCCATCGTCGAAATGGGCGAGCAGCTGAAACATGGCGGCGGCAGCCCGATCCTGTTCCAGCACCTCTTCTGGTTCTTCGGGCATCCAGAGGTCTATATCGTCGCACTTCCGGCCTTCGGCATCGTTTCGGATCTCATCAGCACGCATGCGCGCAAGAACATCTTCGGCTACCGCATGATGGTCTGGGCGATCGTCATCATCGGGGGCTTGAGCTTCGTCGTCTGGGCGCATCACATGTATGTCAGCGGCATGCACCCGGCCTTCGGCTTCTTCTTCGCCACCACGACGCTGATCATCGCCATCCCGACGGCGATCAAGGTCTACAACTGGGTGCTGACGCTCTGGCGCGGCGATATCCACCTGACGCTGCCGATGCTCTTCGCACTGGCCTTCATCGTCACCTTCGTCAATGGCGGGCTCACCGGCCTCTTCCTGGGCAACGTCGTCGTCGACGTGCCGCTGTCCGATACCATGTTCGTCGTTGCCCATTTCCACATGGTCATGGGGGTCGCGCCTATCCTCGTCATTTTCGGGGCGATCTATCACTGGTATCCGAAGGTGACGGGACGCATGCTGGACGAGACACTCGGCCACATCCACTTCTGGATCACCTTCCTCGGCACCTATGCGATCTTCTTTCCGATGCATTATCTCGGCCTGCTCGGCGTGCCGCGCCGTTATTTCGAGATGGGAGAAACGGCCTTCGTTCCACCTTCGGCCCATACGCTGAATATCTTCATCACCGTCATGGCGCTCGTCGTCGGCGCCGGACAGATGGTCTTCCTGTTCAATCTCGCCTGGAGCCTTTTCCGGGGCAGGGAGGCGGGCGGCAATCCATGGCGGGCGACGACGCTCGAATGGCAGACGCCTGAGACGCCGCCCGCGCACGGCAATTGGGGCAGAGACCTGCCCGTCGTCTACCGTTGGGCCTATGATTACAGCGTGCCTGGCGCGGCCGAGGATTTCATTCCGCAGAACGTGCCTGCAACGGGCGGCGCCACGCGGGAGATTCCGGCATGAACGTCATGCTGATCTTCCTCGCCGCTGTCGCCGCCATCATCATCTGGTGGCTCTCCGGCCAGAGGTTGGCCTCGAAGCCCTGGCTCGAAACTGGGTCGGTGGAGCTGCCGGCGCATGACGGCGCCGAACGGTCGCCGGTACCGGCAGTCAAGATCGGCCTCTTCGTGTTCCTGGGCGTCGTCGGCGCGCTCTTCAGCCTTGCCGTCAGCGCCTATTTCATGCGTGCGGCCTCCGCCGACTGGTGGGGGATGCCGGTTCCGCGCCTGCTCTGGGTAAATACCGCAGCCCTTGCGCTGAGCAGCGCGGCGCTGCAATGGGCCAAACGCGAAGCGCAGCATGGCCGCATGGAAAGCCTGCGGCCGGCGCTCGTCGCCGCATTTGCGCTTGCCGTCTTCTTTCTCGCCGGGCAGATCCAGGCATGGCGGGAGCTGACGGCGACCGGCTACGTGCTGGCCGACAATCCCGCCAATAGCTTCTTCTATATGCTGACCGGCCTGCACGGCCTGCATATTCTCGGCGGCCTTGCCGTGCTCGCCCACACGACGGTCAGGGCATGTTCAGCCGAAGTGCAGCCGGAGAGGCTGCGGCTCAGCGTCGATCTCTCGGCCATCTATTCGCATTTCATGCTGGCCGTCTGGCTCGCGCTCTTCGCGCTCTTTGCCGGCTGGGCCAACGATTTCGTCGATCTCTGCCGCACATTGATCAATTAGGAGCCGAACCAGGAGGTTTGGACATGATGCAGATTATCCAGACACATGGCGAGCAAGGCCTCAGGCCGGCGGGCCTGCGCGGCGTCGCGGCCGATTTCAGCTCGGATCAGCGCGCCTTCAAGACCGCCTCCTGGGGCAAGGCGATGATGTGGATCTTTCTGCTTAGTGACACCTTCGTCTTCGGCTGTTTCCTGATCGCCTATATGACCGCCCGCATGTCGACGCCCGTCGCCTGGCCCAATCCGAGCGAGGTCTTCGCGCTTCATATCGGCGGCCAGGATGTGCCGCTGATCCTGATCGCGATCATGACCTTCGTGCTGATCTCCAGCAGCGGCACCATGGCGATGGCGGTCAATTTCGGCTATCGCCGCAACCGCCGCGTGACGGCGATACTGATGCTGCTGACGGCACTTCTTGGCGCAACCTTCGTCGGCATGCAGGCTTTCGAATGGACGAAACTGATCACCGAAGGCGTGCGCCCTTGGGAGAACCCATGGGGAGCGGCGCAATTCGGATCGACCTTCTTCATGATCACGGGCTTTCACGGCACCCATGTCACGATCGGCGTGATCTTCCTGCTCATAATCGCCCGGAAGGTGTGGCGGGGCGATTTTGACATAGAGCGGCGTGGTTTTTTCACCAGCCGGCGAGGGCGCTATGAAGCAGTCGAAATCATGGGCCTCTATTGGCATTTCGTCGACCTGGTCTGGGTCTTCATCTTCGCGTTTTTTTATCTGTGGTAGGGCTCTAGCTATGGGGAGGTCGTCATGAGCGAGACAACGGCGCATGCCCAAAGCCAAACGGTGCATGCACAAGCACACACGGGACAGCAGCATCCGATCCGGCTCTATCTCTTCGTCTGGGGCCTGCTCTTCGTTCTCAGCGCCTTTTCCTACCTGGTCGATTATTTCGGCATTCAGGGCTATCTCCGATGGACGCTGATCCTTCTGTTCATGATGCTGAAGGCCGGGCTGATCGTTGCGGTCTTCATGCATATGGCCTGGGAGCGGCTGGCGCTCGTCTACGCCATCCTGATGCCGCCGGTGCTGGTGCTGGTCTTCGTGGCACTGATGGTATCGGAATCGCAATACACGATCTTTACGCGGCTCGCCTTTTTCGGCGCAGCCCCTTAAATACCGTCATCGTGGCCGAGCGCGACGCCGGAGATAACTGCCGCGGGCCAGTCTGAACTCCTTTGAACCTTGTCATCGAGCGGGCCAAAACCGCGACGGGAGGCGCCTTATGGCTGAGATCTTGCTGTTTCATCACGTACAAGGGCTGACCCCTGGAGTGCGTGCCTTCGCGGACGCCATCAGGGCGGCGGGCCACATCGTCCACACGCCCGATCTGTTCGACGGACGTACGTTCCATAGCATCGAGGAGGGGCTCGCCTATGTCGGCGAGATCGGATTCGATGCTACCAGGGAACACGGCGTCCGGCTCGCCGACGAACTGCCTCCCGACCTGGTCTATGCCGGCTTCTCATTTGGCGTGCTCCCAGCGCAGAAGCTGGCGCAAACACGGCCTGGAGCCCGCGGGGCTCTGCTTTTCCATTCCTGCCTGCCGATCAGCGGCGAGTGGGCCTTCGGACCTTGGCCGGACGGCGTCCCGGTCCAGATCCACGGCATGGACAAGGATCCGATCTTCGTCGGCGAGGGCGACGTCGATGCCGCCCGCGAGATCGTGGCGAAGGTCGCGGACGCGGAGCTTTTCCTCTATCCCGGCGACCAGCACTACTTCGCCGACAGCTCGCTTCCGTCATATGACGCAGACGCGACCGCACTCCTCACTGCCCGTGTGCTTGAGTTTCTGGGGCGTGTCTGATTCCGTCGTTCACGGCTCGCTCTAACCCGCGGCCGCCAATCCAAAAAATCCCAGATAAACGTGTCCTAAAACATGATGGAGGTCGCGCCGGGCGGCGGACTCGGCGATGATGGCGCCGTTCGCCATTCCGATCTTAGAGCCCCATGATCTTCATTCCTCTTCCC from Rhizobium sp. NLR16a includes:
- a CDS encoding dienelactone hydrolase family protein → MAEILLFHHVQGLTPGVRAFADAIRAAGHIVHTPDLFDGRTFHSIEEGLAYVGEIGFDATREHGVRLADELPPDLVYAGFSFGVLPAQKLAQTRPGARGALLFHSCLPISGEWAFGPWPDGVPVQIHGMDKDPIFVGEGDVDAAREIVAKVADAELFLYPGDQHYFADSSLPSYDADATALLTARVLEFLGRV
- a CDS encoding cytochrome c oxidase subunit 3, coding for MNVMLIFLAAVAAIIIWWLSGQRLASKPWLETGSVELPAHDGAERSPVPAVKIGLFVFLGVVGALFSLAVSAYFMRAASADWWGMPVPRLLWVNTAALALSSAALQWAKREAQHGRMESLRPALVAAFALAVFFLAGQIQAWRELTATGYVLADNPANSFFYMLTGLHGLHILGGLAVLAHTTVRACSAEVQPERLRLSVDLSAIYSHFMLAVWLALFALFAGWANDFVDLCRTLIN
- a CDS encoding heme-copper oxidase subunit III family protein, giving the protein MMQIIQTHGEQGLRPAGLRGVAADFSSDQRAFKTASWGKAMMWIFLLSDTFVFGCFLIAYMTARMSTPVAWPNPSEVFALHIGGQDVPLILIAIMTFVLISSSGTMAMAVNFGYRRNRRVTAILMLLTALLGATFVGMQAFEWTKLITEGVRPWENPWGAAQFGSTFFMITGFHGTHVTIGVIFLLIIARKVWRGDFDIERRGFFTSRRGRYEAVEIMGLYWHFVDLVWVFIFAFFYLW
- a CDS encoding cytochrome C oxidase subunit IV family protein, translated to MSETTAHAQSQTVHAQAHTGQQHPIRLYLFVWGLLFVLSAFSYLVDYFGIQGYLRWTLILLFMMLKAGLIVAVFMHMAWERLALVYAILMPPVLVLVFVALMVSESQYTIFTRLAFFGAAP
- the ctaD gene encoding cytochrome c oxidase subunit I — protein: MVEIPSGSAGVIPPAEVEDVELYHPHSWWTKYVFSQDAKIIAVQYSLTAISIGLVALVLSWLMRIQLAFPGYFAFIDADHYYQFITMHGMIMVIYLLTALFLGGFGNYLIPLMVGARDMVFPYANMLSYWIYLIAVLILAAGFFAPGGPTGAGWTLYPPQSVLSGTPGGKDWGILLMLISLIVFIIGFTMGGLNYVVTVLQGRARGMTLMRMPLTVWGIFTATVMALLAFPALFVACVMMLFDRLLGTSFFMPAIVEMGEQLKHGGGSPILFQHLFWFFGHPEVYIVALPAFGIVSDLISTHARKNIFGYRMMVWAIVIIGGLSFVVWAHHMYVSGMHPAFGFFFATTTLIIAIPTAIKVYNWVLTLWRGDIHLTLPMLFALAFIVTFVNGGLTGLFLGNVVVDVPLSDTMFVVAHFHMVMGVAPILVIFGAIYHWYPKVTGRMLDETLGHIHFWITFLGTYAIFFPMHYLGLLGVPRRYFEMGETAFVPPSAHTLNIFITVMALVVGAGQMVFLFNLAWSLFRGREAGGNPWRATTLEWQTPETPPAHGNWGRDLPVVYRWAYDYSVPGAAEDFIPQNVPATGGATREIPA